Below is a window of Campylobacter concisus DNA.
TAAACTGTGATTGCAAATAAAGGAGCGAAAATATGAGAAATTTCAAAGAGCTAGAAAAATTTATAAAAGATGAAATTGCCGAAATAGAAGCCGACGAACGCTATCACTATGCAACTGCAAGTGTCTTGATAAATGCCCCTCTAGCACTTATTCAAACAGAGATGAAAGCTAAGATGAACGCCTACAAAGGTGTTCTTAAAAAGGTTAAAGAGCTTGAAGGAGTAAAAGATGAATGACATAAAATCAAGGTATGAGTTTTTAAAGATACCTTATGATGGTGACTTTGTATATGTTAAAAGGCACATGTTCGAAGAAGAGCTATGTGGTTCAAAAATACACTTTTTTGAACCTGGGTTTATATTTGATGGTTGTGAAAATAAAATACTAAGAAAGGATATCTTTTGGGAGGATACTTTTATAAGAGGTTATAAAACTAATGGTTTTTTATTTTCAAGTGAAGAAGAGTGGAAAGAGTATGCTAAAAAGAAATTTTTAGAGTTTAAAGATACTCTTTTGGTAGAACCTGATGAACATAGCGATGATGAAATTTGCGACTTAAATTTTCATTGGGGTAATTAAAGGTTTTGTATGCAAGCAAAGAAATCTTTAACAAAAAAAGAGATCGATCAATTTTGTAGAACCGTTATATATTTGTTGATTGATAGTTATGATGTGTTTGCTTTTAGTGAAACATTTGATTTGTCTGAGAAAGAAATTGATGCGATATTAGCAAAAATGAAGTTTTATGCAAGTAAATTTGAAACAGACCATATAATGTATGGTGATACAAACTTAATACTAAATTCTGTTAGAAAGAATATAGCCGACTTAAAAGCGGATGTTGAAAAGGCTGGATAGGAGCAAAATCTACTATTTATTTAAAACTATTTTTCCTTTCTTGGAAAATATGATTGTTCCATTGAAATCTTTAACTATATCGTTTAACTGCTGCAAGCTTACTGGATTAATAACTTCAATAGGGTATTGTCCAGTTTCTTGATATATCTTTTTAATTTCCAATATATCGATTGTTTTTTGAACAAGAAAAAACATTCCACAAACTGCAAGACAAGAATGAGCAATAGATAAAAGAGTTGAGCATATTTTATAAAAATATCTAGTTATAATCATTTTTGAATAACCTTCTTGATTTATTCTTTACTTGTATCAAAATAACCCAAAGTAAGTAAGGTTAAAAACGATACTATTACGACCATTAGAAAACCAATAAAAAAGATATCAACTATCATTCGTTAGCCATCACTTCTTAAAACTATTTTTAATTCATTGATAGTCTTAATCTTTAATAAAATATTTAATAGTTCATCACCACCAAAAAACGTCGGATACGAATTTTCCTTATCATAGTCCTTTATACATTGTTTTAACTCATTTACGAGCGGATCAAGATCATTATTTATTATTTTAATATCTACACAATAGCTTCCTACAGATGCTCGTATTGTTGAATACCCATGTTGATCAACATTAGATATGGGCTCAATATTAACAGGAATGGCGGTTAAAAACTTTAAATTGCTCTTGTTTATAGAGAGTTGGTTGCTATTGGCTACTTTTGCGCTTTCAAAATCATTGGTTGATACTTCAATTTTATGAACGTCGAAATTTACTTGTTCTGATTTTGGTGTTTTATTCATTATTCTGCTCACAAATACCTTTTTATTACAATTTTGATATCCTCTTAATCGTTTAATATCAAAAAGTTTTCCATCAAATTTGTCAAATAATTTCCAAAGCGTATTACGTCCAACCGTTTCATAGTAGTTTTTATTTGCAAGTTTTTGTATGGCTATTGCAAGATCGCTTTGACAAATTTCACCTTTTTGATCAATAATTTCTTGTGCCAGTTGTAAAGATATCTTTTCTTTGTCACTTAGCCCAATAAAATCATCTTCAATAAATTTTAGATCTAATTCCCTGGTATCGATTAAAGCAACCATCTCTTTTGTGTGGCTTCTCTTTTTCTTTGGTTTTAAGCTAACAATCATTTCACTGTCGTTGATAGAAATCGAGCTGTCACTTTCGTTTTGTAAATAGTAAGCTTCATCTACACTATCCATAAAGGCTGTAGCGCCTTTATAATTCTCATCGTTTTTATCCATTCCCTGCTTAGGTTGGTGGTGGAGGAATATAATGGTAGCACCCTTGTCTCTCAATCCTTGCAGGTCTGCCATAAATCTTGTTATATTATCATCTTTACTTAGACTACCTTTTATAAAATTTCTAATACTATCTATAATAATAAGTCGATTTTTTATTTCACCTACTTTAAATTCTCTGTTTAACTTTTTAAATATAGTAAATCTATGCGAGCTGTTAGAGAGAATATATTTTATTTTTCCATTGCTATTATCCATAATTTTATCGACTTGCCTACTCTGTAATATATCAATGCCGTTATCAGCATCCATATAAACAATTTCATCTAGATTAACATTGTTTTTCACTAAGTAATTACAAAGATGGATAGCAAACATGCTCTTGCCTGCACCAGCACCAGCATATACCATATTTAAGCTCTGTTTTGAAAGGAAATTCGGTATCAGCCATTCAAAATTAGCATTTTCAATATCCAAAGCAGTGAATTCCTTGACATTTATGATTTTATTTGATAGAATATCAGTGCTTTTGTGGGTTGTGCTATGGTGGTGGTT
It encodes the following:
- a CDS encoding AAA family ATPase, with product MDIENANFEWLIPNFLSKQSLNMVYAGAGAGKSMFAIHLCNYLVKNNVNLDEIVYMDADNGIDILQSRQVDKIMDNSNGKIKYILSNSSHRFTIFKKLNREFKVGEIKNRLIIIDSIRNFIKGSLSKDDNITRFMADLQGLRDKGATIIFLHHQPKQGMDKNDENYKGATAFMDSVDEAYYLQNESDSSISINDSEMIVSLKPKKKRSHTKEMVALIDTRELDLKFIEDDFIGLSDKEKISLQLAQEIIDQKGEICQSDLAIAIQKLANKNYYETVGRNTLWKLFDKFDGKLFDIKRLRGYQNCNKKVFVSRIMNKTPKSEQVNFDVHKIEVSTNDFESAKVANSNQLSINKSNLKFLTAIPVNIEPISNVDQHGYSTIRASVGSYCVDIKIINNDLDPLVNELKQCIKDYDKENSYPTFFGGDELLNILLKIKTINELKIVLRSDG